The genomic interval CATTTTCCATTAGTTACAGAACTTAGTTTAGGTATGGATAATCTTATTCATACCTTTTTCATTAAATACAAAGAATGTATTATAACAATTTTAAATACTGAAGATAAACGACGCTTCAGTAAAACGGTGTAAATGATGTTTAAATTTAACGTAACGAGCGATGCCTGTGTCAAGTGTGGCAAGTGTATACCTGTGTGTACGATTCACGAAGTTAACCGTGATGAAGTCACGAGCCCTAGAGGTTTTTTAGACCTTTTAGGCGCGTACCAACGAGGTGAACTTGAACTCGACAAAAACGCTAAAAACATTTTTGAGAGCTGTTTTTTGTGTACTAACTGTGTCGATGTCTGTCCGAACGATCTGCCTGTGGATATGCTCATTGAGCAAGCGCGCAACGACATACGTAAAAAGTTTGGTCTCGCGTGGTATAAAAAACTCGCCTTTTTCTTACTTCGTAACCGCAACATCATGGACGTTCTCGCACGTTTTGGTTTTATGTTCCAAACCTGTGGTTTCAAAATGGTGGGAAAACAAAGCTCGATGTATCTCAGAAATTTCCCGATCATCAAGATGGACAGACTTTTCCCAAGTCTTGCCAAAAAGACCTTTTTGAACTCCCATCCCGATGTTATTCTTAACGGTGGCAAAGGCAAAGTGGGCATCTTCATCGGTTGTTTAGCCAATTACATGTACACCGACATCGGCAAGTCATTACTTGAGATATTAAAAGAGTTACAGATAGACGCATACCTCATCAAACAACAAAAATGCTGTGGCGCGCCTCAGTATTTTACGGGCGATTTTGATAGTGTGGATTTTCTTGCTAAATTTAATATCGAATACATCGAAGGTTTCGTAAACGAACTCGACGCCATCATCATTCCCGAAGCGACCTGTAGTGCTATGATCAAAGAGGACTACGCGCATTTCTTTCACGATCAACCTGAATGGAAAGGAAGAGCTGAAGCGATCAAACCACACATCTTTATGGCGACGGAATACTTAGAGAAAAAGACCAACTTAGCGCAAATCCTAGCCACAAAAGCACGTCAAAGTGAAAGCATCACCTACCACGACCCTTGCCACGCACGCAAAATGCAAGGTGTGTGGCAAGAGCCACGAAACTTACTCTCACAAAATTATGTGATGAAAGAGATGAGCGACCCGAACCGCTGTTGCGGTTTTGGTGGTGTCACCATGCAAACCGAAAAATACCGCTTCGCCAAAGCCGCAGGACTCCCAAAAGCGGCAATGATCAAAGAGACGGGTGCAGAGTACGTGAGTGCAGAATGCAGTGCGTGTCGTATGCAACTGAGCGACGCCATGCACGGACAAAAAGTTGATGTTGTGTTTAAAAACCCGATTGAATTGATTGCTAAAGCGTTGAGAGAAGGGTAATGATAACAACTTACATGATAAGAATATTGCATGGTAGGTAGCATTTAGAAATTGAAAATTCGTTTTGTTACGCGTTTCAAACATAATGAGCATTCAATCTTTAAATGTAGTGAGTGTTAAATTAGAAAAGCATCATGATTTCGTTGGAGTATTTTATAGGCTTCTAAGTAATATGAAATCTATAAATATTTACAAATTCATGTCAATGTTTTAAAATAAAAAGGATACCTTATGGAAATAAAACATATTGCCTATTTTAAAAACTTTATTGGCGCTGAGAATGTTTATGATGACAAGGCGCATTTGATTGCGTATTGCTACGATGCAACCCGCGCACGTTACGAACCCGATGCGGTTTTGTTTCCAAGAGATGAGAGCGATGTCAGTGAGATTTTGAAGTATTGCAATGAACACCGCATTATCATCACGCCTCGTGGAGCTGGAAGTGGCTTCACAGGAGGTGCTTTGCCTGCAAACGGTGGCATCATCCTAGCGTTTGAAAAACACATGAACAAAATCCTTGAGATCGACATGGAAAACATGGTCGCTGTGGTACAACCTGGCGTCATCAACATGGCATTGCAGCGAGCCGTTGAAGCACGAGGACTTTTTTATCCGCCCGATCCTGCCAGTGAAGAGTACTCAACACTGGGTGGCAATGTCAGTGAAAATGCAGGTGGTATGCGAGCAGCAAAGTATGGCATCACGAAAGATTACGTGATGGCATTGCGTGCTGTTTTACCCAATGGCGAGATCATTCGTGCGGGAAAACGTACCATTAAAGATGTCGCAGGCTACAACATCGCGGGCATTCTTATCGCCAGTGAAGGCACGCTTGCTTGCATCACCGAAATCACTTTAAAACTCATCGCTAAACCTAAAATGGCGCAAACGGCTATGGGCGTTTTCCCTAGCGTAGATGATGCAATGAATGCCGTGTATAAAACAATGGCGGCAGGCGTTACACCTGTTGCGATGGAATTTTTGGACAATCTTTCGATTAACGCGGTTGAAAAGAAGTTCAACAAAGGCTTGCCAAAAGATGCAGGGGCGATTTTAATCACCGACGTGGATGGCAACACCCAAGAAGAACTCACAGCGCAACTTGACATCATCGAGCAAGCGTTTTTGGAAAATGGCTGTAGTGGCTTAAAAAGAGCAACCAC from Sulfurospirillum multivorans DSM 12446 carries:
- a CDS encoding (Fe-S)-binding protein → MFKFNVTSDACVKCGKCIPVCTIHEVNRDEVTSPRGFLDLLGAYQRGELELDKNAKNIFESCFLCTNCVDVCPNDLPVDMLIEQARNDIRKKFGLAWYKKLAFFLLRNRNIMDVLARFGFMFQTCGFKMVGKQSSMYLRNFPIIKMDRLFPSLAKKTFLNSHPDVILNGGKGKVGIFIGCLANYMYTDIGKSLLEILKELQIDAYLIKQQKCCGAPQYFTGDFDSVDFLAKFNIEYIEGFVNELDAIIIPEATCSAMIKEDYAHFFHDQPEWKGRAEAIKPHIFMATEYLEKKTNLAQILATKARQSESITYHDPCHARKMQGVWQEPRNLLSQNYVMKEMSDPNRCCGFGGVTMQTEKYRFAKAAGLPKAAMIKETGAEYVSAECSACRMQLSDAMHGQKVDVVFKNPIELIAKALREG
- a CDS encoding FAD-linked oxidase C-terminal domain-containing protein is translated as MEIKHIAYFKNFIGAENVYDDKAHLIAYCYDATRARYEPDAVLFPRDESDVSEILKYCNEHRIIITPRGAGSGFTGGALPANGGIILAFEKHMNKILEIDMENMVAVVQPGVINMALQRAVEARGLFYPPDPASEEYSTLGGNVSENAGGMRAAKYGITKDYVMALRAVLPNGEIIRAGKRTIKDVAGYNIAGILIASEGTLACITEITLKLIAKPKMAQTAMGVFPSVDDAMNAVYKTMAAGVTPVAMEFLDNLSINAVEKKFNKGLPKDAGAILITDVDGNTQEELTAQLDIIEQAFLENGCSGLKRATTPEESKNLWFARRNASQSITIYGSKKLNEDITVPRSKLPALLKAIGEIAQKYNVTVPCFGHTGDGNVHTNVMVDGSDPKQLEIGHHAIEEIFKATVALGGTLSGEHGIGLSKAPFMHLAFSEGEMELFRSVKKAFDPNNILNPAKMGL